Proteins from a genomic interval of Chanodichthys erythropterus isolate Z2021 chromosome 6, ASM2448905v1, whole genome shotgun sequence:
- the gnb4b gene encoding guanine nucleotide binding protein (G protein), beta polypeptide 4b produces MSELEQLRQEAEQLRNQIRDARKACSDSTLSQMTASLDSVGRIQMRTRRTLRGHLAKIYAMHWGSDSRLLVSASQDGKLIIWDGYTTNKMHAIPLRSSWVMTCAYAPSGNYVACGGLDNICSTYSLKTREGNVRVNRELAGHTGYLSCCRFLDDNQIITSSGDTTCALWDIETGQQTTSFTGHTGDVMSLSVSPDSKTFVSGACDASAKLWDIRDGMCRQSFTGHVSDINAVCFFPNGNAFTTGSDDATCRLFDLRADQELMMYSHDNIICGITSVAFSKSGRLLLAGYDDFNCNVWDTLKGERAGVLAGHDNRVSCLGVNDDGMAVATGSWDSFLRIWN; encoded by the exons ATGAGTGAGTTGGAACAGTTGCGACAGGAAGCGGAACAGCTTCGCAACCAGATCCGG gaTGCTAGAAAAGCCTGCAGTGACTCCACACTTTCACAG ATGACAGCGAGCCTGGACTCAGTGGGGCGGATACAGATGAGAACGAGACGCACACTCAGAGGTCATCTCGCCAAAATCTACGCCATGCACTGGGGCAGCGACTCCAG GTTACTCGTCAGTGCCTCCCAAGATGGAAAACTGATCATATGGGACGGTTATACGACCAACAAG ATGCACGCTATTCCCCTGCGCTCTTCCTGGGTCATGACCTGTGCGTACGCCCCGTCCGGGAACTACGTGGCCTGCGGAGGCCTGGACAACATCTGCTCCACCTACAGCCTTAAAACCCGCGAGGGCAACGTCAGGGTCAACCGGGAACTGGCTGGACACACAG GTTATCTGTCTTGCTGTCGTTTTCTTGATGACAATCAGATCATCACCAGCTCTGGCGACACCACATG tgcattgtgggacatTGAGACGGGCCAACAGACCACCAGTTTCACAGGACACACGGGTGATGTCATGAGTCTGTCGGTCAGTCCCGACTCAAAGACCTTCGTGTCAGGAGCCTGCGACGCCTCTGCCAAACTCTGGGACATCAGAGACGGCATGTGCAGGCAGTCCTTCACCGGCCACGTCTCGGATATTAATGCCGTCTGC TTCTTTCCGAACGGAAATGCCTTCACGACGGGTTCGGACGACGCCACCTGCAGGCTGTTCGACCTGCGCGCGGATCAGGAGCTGATGATGTATTCTCACGACAACATTATCTGCGGCATCACCTCTGTGGCCTTCTCCAAGAGCGGACGCCTCCTGCTGGCCGGTTACGACGACTTCAACTGCAACGTCTGGGACACTTTAAAAGGCGAACGTGCAG GTGTCCTGGCCGGTCACGACAACCGGGTGAGCTGTTTAGGAGTGAACGATGACGGAATGGCCGTGGCCACGGGATCGTGGGACAGTTTTCTGCGGATCTGGAACTGA
- the LOC137021351 gene encoding lachesin-like — MNPKYSLIVSFLLHLKGVFVQTDTVSGRTESVCAPTGSSVTLNSTCKYPDGYTFQSLCIHRSNNGETVSVPSKDSWCIYRNDHHNCDITINDLKETDAGTYYMSFTYRKGNSTSTSVIPVEFTVHVTDLQVTVDSDGQNVTLTCKTSCPPTASKRSFIWWKNEGSAWIRLDPHHSRDELHVSAVSREDSGRFSCALESFPTFRSSETLLGVHHVVGIITLSSLLILIALLLICAALWRIRKKRQSLIRPEGKEQITQNDSVNAKDSMLAVTFDLGEKGKSVHQEELLYSHVHFSEFPNAQFFVTEAEVQYSEIRSAALY, encoded by the exons GTGTATTTGTTCAGACAGACACTGTGAGTGGTCGCACTGAATCAGTCTGTGCTCCTACAGGATCATCTGTGACTCTTAATTCCACTTGTAAATATCCTGATGGATATACATTTCAGTCATTGTGTATCCACAGATCAAATAATGGAGAAACAGTTTCAGTTCCCAGTAAGGACTCTTGGTGTATATATAGAAATGATCACCATAACTGTGACATAACAATTAATGATCTAAAAGAGACAGACGCTGGCACATATTATATGAGCTTTACTTACAGAAAAGGAAACTCTACCTCTACCTCAGTTATTCCAGTAGAATTCACTGTACATGTCACAG atCTTCAGGTGACTGTCGACTCCGACGGTCAGAACGTCACACTGACCTGTAAGACCAGCTGCCCTCCGACCGCCAGCAAACGCTCCTTCATCTGGTGGAAGAATGAGGGATCCGCTTGGATCCGTTTGGATCCGCATCATTCCCGCGATGAGCTGCATGTTTCTGCGGTGAGCCGTGAGGATTCAGGCCGATTCTCGTGTGCGCTGGAGAGCTTTCCAACGTTCCGCTCGTCCGAGACGCTCCTCGGTGTCCACC ATGTGGTGGGAATCATAACGCTGTCATCTCTCCTGATTCTCATTGCTCTGCTGCTGATCTGTGCAGCTCTGTGGAGGAT aagaaaaaaacgaCAATCCCTTATAAGACCTGAAGGAAAAGAGCAAATCACACAG AATGACAGTGTTAATGCAAAGGACTCGATGCTGGCTGTGACCTTTGACCTGGGGGAGAAAGGAAAGTCAGTTCATCAGGAGGAACTTCTGTATTCTCATGTCCATTTCAGCGAGTTTCCAAATGCCCAGTTTTTTGTGACGGAAGCTGAAGTCCAGTACTCTGAGATTCGCAGTGCTGCCCTCTACTGA